A genome region from Anastrepha ludens isolate Willacy chromosome 3, idAnaLude1.1, whole genome shotgun sequence includes the following:
- the LOC128857648 gene encoding uncharacterized protein LOC128857648, producing the protein MVHISKIFIVKDVGTTWSSWYKVVTTRQQYASLLELIKEKPEIAQGFSKCSKEEVAEFWQNVAKQLNSIGPPTKDVWLDWKAYIKRKLSENKREQTTTGGGRYKQHHFNEMEEEVIRLTALETSTHGIPGAVSVGLPATVEAENSGPDPDVSMLSDNCSPSFTRRAPTVQKRVGTSTADLIKEQIALQKDFQAKSLQHFGTIETWSA; encoded by the exons gTACAAAGTTGTAACAACACGTCAGCAGTATGCCAGTTTGTTGGAGCTAATAAAAGAGAAGCCAGAAATTGCTCAGGGGTTCTCCAAATGCTCGAAGGAAGAGGTAGCCGAGTTTTGGCAAAATGTTGCGAAGCAGCTTAACAGTATAGGCCCACCAACCAAAGAT gtgtggTTAGATTGGAAGGCTTATATAAAGCGAAAATTGTCCGAAAACAAGAGGGAGCAAACAACAACTGGCGGTGGTCGATATAAGCAGCACCACTTTAATGAGATGGAAGAAGAAGTCATCAGACTGACCGCTTTAGAGACCAGCACACACGGTATCCCAGGCGCAGTAAGTGTGGGACTACCTGCTACTGTCGAGGCAGAGAATAGTGGACCCGATCCGGACGTATCCATGCTGTCGGATAACTGCAGTCCTTCTTTCACGAGACGTGCACCAACTGTCCAAAAGCGAGTCGGTACAAGTACTGCAGATCTTATAAAAGAGCAGATAGCGCTTCAAAAGGACTTCCAAGCAAAGAGTCTGCAGCATTTTGGCACCATAGAAACATGGAGTGcttga
- the LOC128856699 gene encoding general odorant-binding protein 28a-like: protein MAKLILIAIFCILSGTLSKAFNKEEAIKQFVTRMEECREEVGAASSDIEELVKKLPAAGKEGKCLRACLMKKYGVMNDGGKFITAVALEHAATYADGDETKMKTATEIIDACAGTAVPDDPCEAAEVYGHCFMEQAKAHGIEKFEF from the exons ATGGCCAAACTCATCCTGATAGCTATATTTTGCATCTTGAGCGGAACACTCTCCAAAGCCTTCAACAAAGAGGAGGCAATTAAGCAGTTCGTGACCAGAATGGAGGAATGCCGCGAAGAAGTTGGTGCTGCTTCCT CCGATATTGAGGAATTGGTCAAAAAACTTCCTGCCGCTGGCAAAGAAGGCAAATGCTTACGCGCTTGCTTGATGAAGAAATACGGGGTG atgAACGATGGTGGCAAATTCATTACGGCGGTTGCCTTAGAACATGCCGCGACATACGCAGACGGCGATGAGACAAAAATGAAGACGGCCACTGAAATCATAGACGCTTGTGCGGGTACCGCAGTACCGGATGATCCTTGTGAGGCAGCAGAAGTCTACGGTCATTGTTTCATGGAGCAAGCAAAAGCTCACGGCAtagaaaaatttgagttttaa
- the LOC128857649 gene encoding uncharacterized protein LOC128857649 has product MTGKHKDASTARTDKKTNTRTKPQDKQTDRQEKGMDALKKQLNKWTSRTSKDELRMTEVPSEDELLASSQETVEGKAVGYSTPTTINQPTTSNKAMEQKRGNKGPSRHKLYQRSRAILGRIRKNETEGKLHPKDETDKARCQMLVDEYLAFQAANKTDGEKRNRSHDETGKATKKHKISDQGAVASKSTKRFSEVALVDETSNCGKPMLDKWSEIGVRLSRIVVDHVMVNPDGQTLGFDSVEVVHGYRVIKCDDQFSLHFLTNVIGKIENSWDGLKLKLIPDSEIPRRPRARIWVPNMEFEANQLIPYLQAHNRSVPMTDWSIIKAEAPQRHSMSFLLLIT; this is encoded by the coding sequence ATGACTGGAAAACATAAGGACGCATCGACAGCACGGACTGATAAAAAAACGAACACGCGGACAAAACCACAGGACAAGCAAACAGATAGACAGGAGAAAGGGATGGACGCACTTAAAAAACAGTTGAACAAATGGACAAGTCGTACGAGCAAGGATGAACTGAGGATGACTGAGGTACCCTCAGAGGATGAGCTCTTGGCCTCCAGCCAAGAAACAGTTGAGGGCAAAGCTGTGGGCTACAGtacgccaacaactataaaTCAACCAACAACATCCAATAAAGCCATGGAGCAAAAGCGTGGTAACAAAGGTCCCTCGAGACATAAACTCTACCAGAGGTCTCGCGCTATCCTTGGCAGGATTCGAAAAAACGAGACCGAAGGTAAACTTCATCCCAAAGATGAGACCGACAAGGCAAGGTGTCAAATGTTGGTTGACGAATACTTGGCATTCCAAGCCGCCAATAAGACAGATGGCGAAAAACGAAACCGCTCGCATGACGAAACTGGGAAGGCaacaaagaagcacaagatCTCGGATCAGGGTGCAGTTGCCTCCAAATCTACCAAGCGATTTAGTGAGGTGGCATTGGTAGATGAAACTTCTAACTGCGGAAAACCAATGCTGGACAAGTGGTCAGAGATTGGGGTACGGTTGTCTCGCATAGTCGTTGACCATGTCATGGTGAACCCAGATGGCCAAACCCTAGGTTTCGACTCGGTGGAGGTAGTCCATGGTTACCGTGTCATTAAATGCGATGACCAATTCTCACTGCATTTTCTGACAAACGTGATTGGTAAAATCGAGAACAGCTGGGATGGATTGAAACTCAAGCTAATTCCGGATAGCGAGATTCCACGaaggccgagggctcgcatctgggTACCAAACATGGAGTTTGAAGCCAATCAATTAATTCCCTACCTTCAGGCGCATAATCGCTCGGTGCCGATGACCGATTGgtcgatcatcaaagcggaggctccgcaaaggCACAGCATGTCTTTCCTCCTTCTAATTACATAA
- the LOC128856700 gene encoding general odorant-binding protein 28a-like — MAKLILIAIFCILSGTLSKAFNKEEAIKQFVTRMEECREEVGAASSDIEELVKKLPAAGKEGKCLRACLMKKYGVMNDSGKYIKAVALEHAATYADGDETKMKTATEIIDACAGTAVPDDPCEAAEVYGHCFMEQAKAHGIEKFEF, encoded by the exons ATGGCCAAACTCATCCTGATAGCTATATTTTGCATCTTGAGCGGAACACTCTCCAAAGCCTTCAACAAAGAGGAGGCAATTAAGCAGTTCGTGACCAGAATGGAGGAATGCCGCGAAGAAGTTGGTGCTGCTTCCT CCGATATTGAGGAATTGGTCAAAAAACTTCCTGCCGCTGGCAAAGAAGGCAAATGCTTACGCGCTTGCTTGATGAAGAAATACGGGGTG atgAACGATAGTGGCAAATACATTAAGGCGGTTGCCTTAGAACATGCCGCGACATACGCAGACGGCGATGAGACAAAAATGAAGACGGCCACTGAAATCATAGACGCTTGTGCGGGTACCGCAGTACCGGATGATCCTTGTGAGGCAGCAGAAGTCTACGGCCATTGTTTCATGGAGCAAGCAAAAGCTCACGGCAtagaaaaatttgagttttaa
- the LOC128858738 gene encoding DNA-directed RNA polymerases I, II, and III subunit RPABC1 encodes MDDEAETYKLWRIRKTIMQLSHDRGYLVTQDELDQTLEQFKEMFGDKPSEKRPARSDLIVLVAHNDDPTDQMFVFFPDEPKIGIKTIKTYCTRMQEENIHRAIVVVQAGMTPSAKQSLVDMAPKYILEQFLESELLINITEHELVPEHVVMTPEEKQELLARYKLKENMLMRIQAGDPVARYFGLKRGQVVKIIRSSETAGRYISYRLVC; translated from the coding sequence ATGGATGATGAAGCGGAAACTTACAAGCTATGGCGCATCCGAAAAACAATTATGCAGCTAAGCCACGACCGTGGTTATCTTGTAACACAGGATGAATTGGATCAAACGTTGGAGCAGTTTAAAGAAATGTTTGGTGACAAACCAAGCGAGAAGCGGCCAGCACGTTCAGATCTCATTGTTTTGGTCGCACATAATGATGATCCAACTGATCAGATGTTTGTTTTCTTTCCGGACGAACCAAAAATCGGTATAAAAACCATCAAAACTTATTGCACAAGAATGCAAGAGGAGAACATACATCGTGCGATTGTAGTAGTACAGGCAGGCATGACACCATCAGCCAAACAATCTCTAGTTGACATGGCGCCTAAGTATATTCTAGAACAATTCCTTGAGTCTGAATTACTGATCAATATAACCGAACATGAATTAGTGCCTGAACATGTGGTGATGACACCGGAAGAGAAACAAGAATTGTTAGCACGTTATAAACTAAAAGAGAATATGTTAATGCGAATACAAGCGGGTGATCCTGTGGCGCGTTATTTCGGTCTGAAACGCGGTCAAGTGGTTAAAATTATACGTTCATCCGAAACGGCTGGGCGATACATATCTTACCGACTTGTTTGCTAA
- the LOC128858737 gene encoding zinc finger protein 287-like, translated as MALDIKEEIKLSNTKKCGEITALFSIGKKDFLLNCDFCECSFQQLENFVCHMYEDHPSEFPELKSDEEDVQIYEDKENVKSLVKLERIEVVEDYDSCSRDFERVEIELDSVDTRETLDNSEDEISENAMDECSYDMNSYDESNDTEGSYKVCENNDDVEAIADRESIDLKKMFPIAKMQLIFSSYVAHPALWDKEIRTSISYKEKTELFKLIAAEVGMPDEWENIRKLIKKLSFKIQTEIIRKRIYESKGRLYTPTWYTDPNSFLKQRPGPPKEAKVEATKSYDLPSTSITDAQCVLLAALYKDLPCLWDEKDITYRFSNRRREALTLIHTEFNMKSGLNITEQDLEREIARLRKICTKEKRQKIKYKKTQSMYIPTCPYYDHISFLEVDVGPYECSICEKLLAGLGQYKVHLASHDGSLPFKCHLCGHGFKVAANLTVHLRRHVQDYTYICEICSKAFATSTDLKIHIRSHTGEKPYFCDICGKKLQTGSLFSTHMRRHENRPLHKCEVCSKTFYTRKLIREHMNVHTKIRDKICNVCNKGFTSTKHLNQHKQIHAAEKKYLCKICGKRFAQYAGLSVHMKSHGTTLTNSTTKDLLY; from the exons ATGGCACTCGATATTaaggaagaaattaaattgtcaAATACGAAAAAATGTGGGGAAATAACGGCATTGTTCTCTATAGGAAAGAAAGATTTTTTACTGAATTGCGATTTTTGCGAATGTTCTTTCCAACAGTTGGAAAACTTCGTGTGTCATATGTACGAAGACCATCCGTCCGAATTTCCAGAGCTAAAATCTGATGAAGAAGATGTGCAAATATATGAGGATAAAGAAAATGTGAAATCTTTGGTGAAGCTAGAAAGGATAGAG gtCGTCGAGGATTATGATAGTTGTTCAAGAGATTTTGAAAGAGTTGAAATAGAACTGGATTCAGTCGATACAAGGGAGACACTAGATAACAGTGAAGACGAGATATCAGAAAACGCAATGGACGAATGCAGTTAT GATATGAATAGCTATGATGAATCCAATGATACTGAAGGGTCATATAAAGTTTGTGAGAATAATGATGACGTAGAAGCGATTGCTGATCGAGAG TCGATCGATCTGAAGAAAATGTTCCCTATCGCGAAGatgcagttaattttttcaagttaCGTAGCTCACCCTGCGCTATGGGATAAAGAAATTAGAACTTCAATAAGTTATAAAGAGAAAACCGAATTGTTCAAGCTTATAGCTGCAGAAGTAGGCATGCCAGATGAATGGGAAAACATTCGGAAGCTAATTAAGAAACTAAGCTTTAAAATTCAAACAGAGATTATACGCAAAAGGATTTATGAATCAAAAGGCCGATTGTATACACCTACTTGGTATACAGATCCAAACTCTTTTTTGAAACAAAGGCCTGGTCCACCAAAAGAG GCCAAAGTGGAAGCAACAAAAAGTTACGATCTTCCTTCCACATCTATTACCGATGCGCAATGTGTGCTTTTAGCTGCACTTTACAAAGATTTACCCTGCCTGTGGGATGAAAAAGATATTACCTATAGATTTAGTAACCGACGCCGGGAAGCATTGACACTTATACATACAGAATTTAACATGAAATCTGGACTAAATATAACCGAACAAGATTTGGAAAGAGAAATTGCAAGGCTGcggaaaatttgtacaaaagaaaagagacaaaaaataaagtacaaaaaaactCAATCTATGTATATTCCAACTTGCCCGTATTATGATCACATTTCATTCCTCGAAGTCGATGTTGGCCCATATGAATGCtccatatgtgaaaaattattggCGGGATTGGGACAGTACAAAGTTCACTTAGCATCTCACGATGGTTCGCTGCCATTTAAATGCCATCTCTGCGGACATGGTTTTAAAGTGGCCGCTAATTTAACCGTCCATTTACGAAGACATGTCCAAGACTACACGTATATATGTGAGATATGCTCCAAAGCCTTTGCTACATCTAcagatttaaaaattcatatacgTTCCCACACTGGTGAAAAACCATACTTTTGTGATATTTGCGGTAAAAAACTTCAAACCGGATCACTATTCAGTACGCATATGCGACGGCATGAGAATCGACCACTCCACAAGTGTGAAGTATGCTCAAAAACTTTCTATACAAGAAAATTAATAAGGGAGCACATGAATGTACACACAAAAATTCGAGACAAAATTTGTAATGTTTGCAACAAAGGATTCACAAGTACTAAACACCTAAACCAACATAAACAGATCCATGCAgcagaaaagaaatatttatgtaaaatttgtgGTAAACGCTTCGCACAATATGCAGGTCTTAGTGTACATATGAAATCGCATGGGACAACGTTAACCAACAGCACAACTAAAGACcttctttattaa